The Lolium rigidum isolate FL_2022 chromosome 1, APGP_CSIRO_Lrig_0.1, whole genome shotgun sequence region TGGCCTGCTGCAATGAAGTTTCCCGCCGAATCTCGGATGATGGCTCCCGTTGCTCCTGTTTCACTATCAGCAGAATAGGCTGCATCAACATTTAATTTTAGAACTCCAGAAGGTGGTATGCACCATCCATGGCATCTGACCATATTATTCTGTCCTTTCACCTTAGCATTATTAGCCACAATGCCCTTAATACTCATTACTTCTCTTCGTGGATTTGGCGTTGCTTCACTATTCTTTGTTTGTCTCCTCATCCACCAAATGTACCAGTATGAGACCATCACAATTTCAATGTGTTGTGTTCATCATCCGGGATTCCAGAACAGAGAATCTCTTCCAAAATAGTCGACCCATCAAGATCAACTCCGAAGGCCTTCCAAATTAATTCTTGAAGCGCTAGCTGTCTCCATACTTCCGATGCCTTGTCACAATGAAAAAGCATATGCTTCAAGCCCTCAGGATCAACATTACATACTGGACAGTTAACAACAATATTTATATGTCTACTAGCAAGTATGCAATGACAAGGAACAATGTTGTGCAGCGCACGCCTGTTAAAGATATGATATTTTCTTGTTACTTTAGCATTCCAGATCTTCTTCCAAACCACATGTGGTGATGCGCTGTTTGTACCGTCACCTCTTTCCTGTCTCCGACTATACCTTgctctccattcttcatggtaaaCCGATTAACAGAAAACCATCATGATTTGTCCAGATGCCAAGCGATGAAGTTAGGATGACTGTGATTTGGAAGGGGGATTTGTAGGATCCTCTCCACGTCAATTGACCATAGGTTATCTCTTAGCAGTTCTTCATCTCAAAACCCTGATTTATGAATTCCTAGTCGGTAGAGAGTAGACATTTTCCTCTTGGTGACATAACCTGATGGTTTGGGCTAGATGGTACCCACTGATCCGTCCAAAACGTTGACGGTTGATCCACCTCTACTCTCCAGGTACGTTTGAATGTTTTCAGCCCAGACTGCCATGTGAAGGATAAACCCTTCTTCAGAACATCATTTTGAAGATCACCATATGGGTAGTATTTCGGCCTAAGGACCTGAGCACATAAAGAGTTAGGATCACTTAGAAGTCTCTAACACTGCTTAGCAAGCATAGGTTGATTTTTTGCGGGTTTAACTTATCGATCAGACATGCGTTAACTTGCACCCATCCTTGTGTGCGTGCAATGCAATTGCAGGGGTATCCGGCGAGGGGTTCCTGGCGCGGGACATTGCATTCCGCAACACGGCCGGCGCGGCGAGGGGGCAGGCGGTGGCGCTGCGCGTGAACGCGGACATGGCGGCCGTGTACCGGTGCGCCGTGGAGGGCCACCAGGACTCGCTCTACGCGCACTCGTTCCGGCAGTTCTACCGCGAGTGCGCCGTCTCCGGCACCGTGGACGTCGTCTTCGGCAACGCCGCCGCGGTGCTCCAGGCCTGCGCGCTCGTCGCCGGCAACCCGGTCCCGGGCCAGTCCAACGTGCTCACGGCGCATTCCAGGAGCGACCCGGCGCAGGACACGGGGTTCGCCGTGCACAGCTGCACCGTGGAggcctcgccggagctgctcgccAGCGCCGTCAGCACGCGCACcttcctcggccggccgtggGGCGCGTACGCGCGGTCCGTGGTGATCGAGTCCCACCTCGGCCCGCTCGTGGACCGGGCCGGCTGGACGGGCTGGCCCGGCGCGGAGGAGGGCCGCAGCGACACCGTGTACTTTGGGGAGTATGGGAACGATGGCCCAGGAGCGCGAACGGACGGCCGCGTGGGCTGGGCTGGATATCACGAGATGGAGTACGACGAGGCGGCCCAGTTCGCCGTCGACAAGTTCATCTACGGCGACGACTGGCTCGGCGCCACCTCCTTCCCCTACGACGACGGCATCTGAACTTGCTCCAACAAACTACGTGTAAATCTCAGGCCGTAAGCTGTTAATTTGTGTTGTTACTGAGTTGATTCCGGCGAGCTGTTCACCAGGGTTCGTCTTGTGTCAGGGTCTAAAGAAGATCGGTCAGTAATGCTTGAATTTTCCTGAGATTTTCATCCGTATTTGAGATCTAATAATACGGCCAGACATTCCACTTTTCTGAGTTGAAGCCCAAACGAGTCTTGTCGCTGAAGCCGATAATTGGCGATGACGCGGCGAGCAGAAGAGGTTAAGGAGACACCAATGTCTGGAGTGTCGACAATGATGGCGACTTGCACACAACCTCCAGCTTCAGATCCACAACAACACTTCTCTCTGGAGAGTTCTATAAGTTCAGTTATTTTATTACCTGTCGGGGCTAACCTGTTGATGATTGATTCGTTCGTTAGAAATGGACGCATTATTTTTCTCTGTTTATTTCTTTGAGCGACAAAACCTTGCCACCGGAAAATGCTGCTGGAGTTTACTTCCTAGCCCAATCAGAGCAGAGGATTTGTAGCTCAGAGGTCACATATTGCAATAGGCAGTGGAAGGATCATAAATTCAGATCGCCTTATCTCCCTTTTTCATCGACGCAACTTGAGTAGTAGTCTGAAAATCTCGCCCTTTTAGAAATCTTTCTGAACCGTTTTTTCTATACAACAATATCATCGTCGTCACCGTTCTTTTACAAGTGATTCTTGAACAGTGCTACAACGAAAACAAGTAATTTGGCTATTTGCAGAATAGACTAAAACTGTGCTAGCTACGCAGGGCATTTCACAGTTTCACACATGCTCCGTGCTTCCAGTTATTAGCTTTTCCACTTATTGCTCTTACTTGATCAGTGCCCCCTTGATCAATTCAGTGCTTCCACTTCTGATCGTTCTTGGGCCGAAGAACGTCATCGTCGGCACCGTCTTCGAACACCCGGAGCGTGGCGAGGTGGATGAAATCGGTGACCTGAACTCCCACCGGCCTGAAATCGGGTTGATCACCCGTCAAATAAGTTTCAGTTTGATCAGACTCGAGAATTTCCCATCAGGCAACAACCTTCTTCTTTCTCCTAGCTTCACATACAGGAGAAACAATGAAATATTTAGATGGTCTGTTAAACTCACCATGGGAAGCATGCCTTCTCCGGCAGCCGCATTCCGAGCCTCGGGCCTTCGTCGTAGCCCTCGCAGACGAGCTCCCCCTTGTCATCCCTATAGCACACGATCCCTCTTACCTGGTCCTCAAACACCTACCGATCAGATAAAATCACCAACTTAGATAACTGCCATAGTACAGTCTTCATTATCTTGGATCAAAGCACAAACATGGATGGTGTAATGATCAATCAAGCAGAAAGATGGAGTAGTACCTTGTTGCTGGTTTCTGCAGCGAAGGACAGGCGTGATGATGATGGGTTGTAGTCATGGGCTGCAGAGGTTCTGAAGCTCAAGCCTGCCGCTGGCTTCCTTGCGCCGAATCTTGGGCCGACGCTGGACATGGGGGAAGAAGCTGGGTGAGGATGGCAGCTGGAGCTTCTGAACGCCATTTTCTGGTGAGGAGTCCTTGGTTCAGCAGCGGGACTTGTTGGCTACTGCCTACTGAATGACTTTCTTGGGAAGGGGAGGGAAGGGAATGGGGCTGGTGACAGAGTCATGGCACTTTTAAAGGTCTTGGTACTTGTTTGTAGTGTATGGTTGCTAGGGTAGTGGTCGGGGTACCAATCATCCGAAGGAAGGAAGGAGGGACGAGCAAGGTTTGCAATATCTATCTGTTTTCTTATTGCAATTTGTAGCTTATACTCAGCCTTCCATTGTAGGGTGTCTGATTAATATAATTTGTTGGACTATTTGCATGTTACTTGCATTTTTTAAGACATGTTCCTATGCATACATTGCATCATACATACACTCTGGCCTCGGAGAAAATCCCAGGCATTTCTCGACAGAAAACATATAAGATATCTGTTGTGCACTGTGTGTATTAATAATGCATATTGTGAAACTGTGATGACCATAGGTGATACCGTGATAGGTTGTTTGTAAGATCACTTAGGGTTGATGAATATGCAGAACAAGAAAAAAATGCTTAAAAAAATTCTCGTTTTGTTTCACTGTAACTGTCGACAGCTTGCATCATACAAGACAAGGAAAAAAAATCTACGAAAGGAATATCCACTGCAATCAATCAGCCATCCTTTTCAATCTGAACTAATCAGCCATCTTTGGTACACTTAGAGCATGTACAACGCAAAGCGGTAGCAGAGGCGCTTAAAAAATGAGATCCCGATCATAAACAAGCGTCGGTGCTAGGAGCTATCTTTTTCTACGCGTTTTGCGAGCGCCAGGCTCGTCTACGTACGTAGATGCCTACAAATTAGCCAGGAATGGCATGCAAACTGCCAGAACGGCTGGGAATTTATTCCCAGCGCTGAGTTAGCGTTTCCGTCGACGGGAGAAAAATAGCAACTATACACAGCTCATGGTTTAGTCGCCGCGGCACCGTCGTTGCCTCAGTTGGGTCGGGTGGGCCTGCGCCATTACCTCACCAACGTTATCATCATGGTTGTTAATAATATTCCTCAATCAGATTCATAATTAACAAATCCCTAATCTGCTTGACAGACACAGCTAGGCTTATCCGGTGATGTGTGCAAAGAAGTGGTACTAAGCTAATATACCATGCCACTGACCGTCTCATTATCAACGGGGCAATGATCTTAAAATAACATGGAAGGGGTAGCCACCTTGTCCTTTAGCTCATGATCTTAAAATAACAAGGAAGGGATTGTTATAGGCTTATATCATGTCAAACATTATTTTTCTTATAGCAATGAAAAGCCAACATACGAGAAATATTAACGTGTTCATATTTTTTGTTCTGTATGGAGTGACACAGATGAATAGAGCAAGAGATGTTTTTTTTGGGGGGGTAAAAGGATTTGCAGTTAGAACAGTGCAAGGAATGACACTTTTAGCGTGCAAAATCCATTTTAATTTAGAGTGCGAAACTTCTTGCTGCTTCCGTTTTGTTTGCTGCTTGCTAATGGAAGATGATTGCTGGAAGATGGCACACTGGTGCTGACAATTATATTTAACCTCCATCAACTTTCTTATGGGCAGTTCTATTGTGTCAAGCTGATACAAATGAACAAACTCAGTCTCATTCACAATATGATGGCAAAGTATCAAGAATGCACAAGACCAACACACCGATCAAGTACCAACATAAAGGACAAAGTAGACCAATGCCCACAACCGTCATTTTGTAAGAAAAACAAACTAGCAAACGTTAAAGGAAATTATACAGTAGAAAAATATGTGTATTCATTTGATTTCAACTACAAATCTATCAATCCTAACCTATCTTAGTGATTTTGTATTTCTAGCTTAAAAAAACAAGAGATTCCTGAATATAAGATACTCTGAAATGATAATATGCAAAAGCTAATAAAAAAGATTATGGCTAACTGTATCATGTGAGGATAATAGACAAATGAAATTCATTTATATCTTGCATTTTTTTGTATGGAATACAAATCACATCTATCCGTAGAGTTTGGTTCCTACCATGACTTGCCAACTCCAAACTATACGCAAAGATGACATCAAATGAATCTATGCATGTCTATTTGCTTCACGGTATTGGTTAAACCCAAGAACACTAGTAAATGTAATCCTTGTTTTGGATATCTGACCAACACGGTTAGCCATTTAACTCTAACATGGCCATGCACCTTTGGATCTGATCACTAAAAGTCCTCTAACCATATTTCTCGTTGTatgtgttatattgtgatccaaattcataaatACTAAAGGgaagctaacttctgacgagcggagtgaggcccgtcgccgggtacggatcgttgccatcgcctatatatacatattataagccgccggctagggtttatcagattataagataacccacggcgtttgtaaacactccctgatatcgtgaagttttgctggctgacgcccgtggtttttccccttctgtgttggaaggggttttccatgttaaatctcgtgtctccgctgcattttcttttatcgtttttcgttatttgcttgtcacgTTTTTAACAGTATGGAGGGGCATATCCCACACTGGTTGAGCATGCCCTGAAACATTCTTTATGACAAATATCATCAGAAGGAACCTTTACCACCCATTTACGAGAAATAGTGGTAGACAACTTCTAAGGAAGCACCATTCCATATCTTCAGTACCTATGGCAACCTTGAGTACAACGATGTAATCTTGCGACCCACTATTGGGGCCTCTTGGATTGGCATAATCTCCAAAATATCGGAATAGGAAAAACATATAAATATGATAGGGTTTCATGTATAAAACATAGGATTGGGAGAGCACATGAATTCTGTTAAAATTGTTGTTCCACTCGCATGAATAGGAAGAACACATGA contains the following coding sequences:
- the LOC124671123 gene encoding uncharacterized protein LOC124671123; translated protein: MAFRSSSCHPHPASSPMSSVGPRFGARKPAAGLSFRTSAAHDYNPSSSRLSFAAETSNKVFEDQVRGIVCYRDDKGELVCEGYDEGPRLGMRLPEKACFPWPVGVQVTDFIHLATLRVFEDGADDDVLRPKNDQKWKH